In one Sphingobium indicum B90A genomic region, the following are encoded:
- a CDS encoding ParB/RepB/Spo0J family partition protein, whose product MIKSIPLNKLVQSPRNVRRHGDPAADAELKASIAAHGLLQNLIVRPAAKGKFEVEAGERRRRAMLALADDNILARDHEVTCLVLEDSAEAAVETSLAENFHRLAMNPADEAQAFTALVSGGATVEEVARRFGLTVRFVEGRLRLATLAPVVFEALASGQITLDIAKAFGATSDQEIQARVFEQVSSAYYAPNPDSIRRMVLSGTVRGSDPRARLVGRDAYIAAGGRIERELFDDDDSESWVDVALLESLAAAKMEEQAKALAAEQGLAWVKPTLDPYASHDLVEGLVRLPAEPAPLTEAEVARLDELDASYDEHAAILEDEDSAEEAVEAAEAAIEAIERECQEIRARPPVIAPELKAEAGMVLVLSRDGTPVLQPVFYGERQAEPTEADDGIEVVAGEEGSDRRRTTLSKRLVDELAMQRRDVLALHVASDPGLALDIMVFTLADADTHDWRARSSTTLRAPVPAGPIIGFEAKDASASSALAELRSGLDESWRAGADATSRFDLFRALPDESRAAWLGFVVARSLEASLNMTGERQLPFQDHLGSLIGIDMAQWWRPTAANYFDRVSKQVILDALTDVGGLELSSRFASVKKGDLAMSAERVFAGTYITEVEVREKALAWVPEVMRFASTTLEAAEAELDEADAESGIDGETHTPRELAA is encoded by the coding sequence ATGATCAAGTCGATCCCGCTGAACAAGCTCGTCCAGTCTCCGCGTAATGTCCGCCGTCACGGCGATCCGGCGGCAGATGCCGAACTCAAAGCCAGCATTGCAGCGCATGGATTGCTGCAGAACCTGATCGTCCGCCCCGCTGCCAAGGGCAAATTCGAGGTCGAAGCTGGGGAGCGTCGTCGCCGAGCGATGCTTGCGCTCGCGGACGACAACATTCTCGCGCGTGATCACGAAGTCACGTGTCTCGTTCTCGAGGACAGCGCTGAAGCGGCGGTCGAGACCAGCCTTGCGGAGAACTTCCACCGTCTCGCCATGAACCCGGCCGACGAAGCCCAGGCCTTTACGGCGCTCGTGTCTGGGGGTGCGACTGTCGAAGAGGTTGCCCGCCGCTTCGGTCTGACTGTCCGCTTTGTTGAGGGACGCCTGCGTCTCGCAACGCTTGCGCCCGTCGTGTTCGAGGCTCTGGCATCGGGCCAGATCACCCTCGACATTGCCAAAGCGTTCGGCGCTACCTCGGACCAAGAGATCCAGGCCCGTGTCTTCGAGCAGGTTTCCTCGGCCTACTATGCGCCCAATCCCGACAGCATCCGGCGCATGGTCCTGTCCGGCACAGTCCGGGGCAGCGATCCGCGCGCGCGCCTTGTTGGCCGCGATGCCTATATTGCCGCTGGCGGCCGGATCGAGCGCGAACTGTTCGACGATGATGACAGCGAATCCTGGGTCGATGTTGCCCTGCTCGAAAGCCTCGCCGCAGCAAAGATGGAAGAGCAGGCCAAAGCCCTCGCCGCCGAGCAGGGTCTTGCCTGGGTCAAGCCGACGCTCGATCCCTATGCCAGCCACGACCTGGTCGAAGGGCTGGTCAGGCTTCCCGCCGAACCGGCGCCATTGACCGAAGCTGAAGTGGCAAGGCTCGACGAACTCGATGCCTCCTATGACGAGCATGCGGCGATCCTCGAGGATGAGGACAGTGCCGAGGAGGCTGTGGAAGCCGCCGAAGCGGCGATTGAGGCGATCGAACGCGAGTGTCAGGAAATCCGTGCCCGACCGCCGGTTATCGCGCCGGAGCTCAAGGCCGAGGCAGGAATGGTGCTGGTGCTCTCCCGCGATGGCACGCCGGTTCTCCAGCCGGTGTTCTACGGCGAGCGTCAGGCTGAACCCACCGAAGCCGACGACGGGATCGAAGTCGTTGCAGGCGAAGAAGGTTCGGACAGGCGCCGGACCACCTTGTCGAAACGTCTGGTCGACGAACTCGCGATGCAGCGCCGCGATGTTCTGGCACTTCACGTTGCATCCGATCCCGGGCTGGCGCTCGACATCATGGTCTTCACCCTCGCCGATGCCGATACCCACGACTGGCGGGCGCGCTCTTCGACCACGCTGCGCGCCCCCGTTCCTGCAGGCCCGATCATCGGCTTCGAAGCCAAGGATGCGTCGGCGAGCAGCGCGCTTGCCGAGCTCAGGTCTGGTCTCGACGAAAGCTGGCGCGCCGGGGCTGATGCAACGTCCCGCTTCGATCTGTTTCGGGCGCTGCCCGATGAAAGCCGAGCCGCATGGCTTGGCTTTGTCGTTGCCCGGTCGCTCGAGGCAAGCCTCAACATGACGGGCGAGCGTCAACTGCCGTTCCAGGATCACCTTGGTAGCCTGATCGGCATCGACATGGCGCAGTGGTGGCGACCGACTGCGGCCAACTACTTTGACCGGGTGTCGAAGCAGGTGATCCTCGATGCGCTGACCGATGTCGGCGGTCTTGAGCTTTCCTCCCGCTTTGCCTCGGTCAAGAAGGGTGACCTCGCGATGAGCGCCGAGCGCGTCTTCGCCGGCACCTACATCACCGAGGTCGAGGTCCGCGAAAAGGCTCTGGCCTGGGTGCCTGAGGTCATGCGGTTCGCCTCGACTACCCTGGAGGCTGCCGAAGCCGAGCTCGACGAAGCTGACGCTGAGTCTGGTATCGACGGTGAAACTCATACCCCCCGCGAGCTGGCCGCCTGA
- a CDS encoding ThiF family adenylyltransferase → MMVPEPLAAALANIPADPRFELADGWTERGDCVWSFRFRAALSVPASEHIAEWSGWHLVASLCGGSFDINVYPDADEGITATFPHQSHNGPPREGGAWRTGNPCLERPAATFRREGWSDEPADLDRRIDWYIGRLLTWIDAAATDRLLEEGDPIELPVLPSAITGVTIGFWEEPAGLDWWRSAGVPWGFASLANVSGAVGTAAVADFMNPQRASIRRPPWGPGLTFTPGQVDAVWLVMPVLVVGAPWRLPDTWEQLTGYCSEVSVDLPGILAQAGAQLRHIERPGRRAPSTLLLGFPMAETKGAEPERMHWLAIGNMRTARRGDVRRGFSDRADARRRWDRALAADKRPLDYVKTANWAPDQIRRRGAAEEEVRGKSVLLIGSGALGSAVAENLVRMGVTRMGLVDADVMTLGNLSRHALSMRELGHGKAKALAAALNRTMPDAKVVDLTIAFPPTKAAERKRLEGWDVIVDCTAEDAVLRAMAEYPWDGVKMFVSLSMTWRAKGLVVYADEQASFPATDAMERFLAASARPEEGALDLMEGIGCWHPVFPASADDVRLWAAIGTKFIRRAVIERGRLCEHFVQDDYGAIVRHAA, encoded by the coding sequence ATGATGGTCCCCGAACCGCTGGCGGCGGCGCTGGCGAACATACCTGCAGATCCACGCTTCGAACTCGCCGACGGCTGGACGGAGCGCGGTGACTGCGTCTGGTCGTTCCGGTTCCGCGCGGCGCTTTCGGTGCCGGCGAGTGAACACATTGCGGAGTGGTCGGGTTGGCATCTTGTCGCTTCGCTATGCGGCGGCAGCTTCGATATTAACGTCTATCCGGATGCCGATGAGGGCATCACTGCGACCTTCCCACATCAGAGCCACAACGGCCCGCCGAGAGAAGGCGGCGCCTGGCGCACCGGCAATCCCTGTCTCGAACGCCCGGCGGCAACGTTCCGCCGCGAAGGCTGGAGCGACGAGCCTGCAGATCTGGATCGGCGGATCGACTGGTACATTGGCAGGCTGCTGACATGGATCGACGCGGCGGCGACCGACCGGCTTCTCGAAGAGGGCGACCCGATCGAACTGCCGGTCCTGCCATCCGCCATTACTGGCGTGACGATCGGTTTCTGGGAGGAGCCTGCCGGGCTTGATTGGTGGAGGAGCGCCGGGGTGCCCTGGGGCTTCGCATCGCTGGCCAATGTGTCCGGTGCCGTGGGCACGGCTGCGGTCGCCGACTTCATGAATCCACAGCGTGCCAGCATCCGACGTCCGCCATGGGGACCAGGGCTTACATTCACGCCCGGTCAAGTCGACGCAGTGTGGCTCGTCATGCCCGTTCTCGTGGTCGGCGCGCCGTGGCGCCTCCCGGACACTTGGGAGCAGTTGACCGGCTACTGTTCCGAGGTGTCGGTCGATCTGCCCGGGATCCTGGCTCAGGCCGGAGCCCAGCTGCGTCATATCGAGCGACCCGGTCGGCGAGCTCCCTCGACGCTGCTCTTGGGCTTCCCAATGGCGGAGACGAAGGGGGCGGAACCCGAGAGGATGCACTGGTTGGCGATCGGGAACATGCGGACGGCTCGCAGAGGCGACGTGCGTCGCGGCTTCTCCGATCGCGCCGATGCCCGACGCCGGTGGGATCGGGCACTTGCGGCTGACAAGCGACCGCTAGACTACGTCAAGACGGCGAACTGGGCGCCCGACCAAATTCGACGGCGCGGCGCTGCCGAGGAAGAGGTGCGGGGAAAGTCGGTTCTCCTGATCGGAAGCGGTGCACTCGGGAGTGCGGTTGCGGAGAACCTGGTGCGCATGGGCGTGACCCGCATGGGGCTCGTAGATGCGGACGTCATGACCCTCGGCAACCTGAGCCGCCACGCGCTCTCGATGCGAGAATTGGGGCACGGCAAAGCGAAGGCGCTTGCGGCGGCGCTCAACCGGACGATGCCTGACGCCAAGGTCGTGGACCTCACGATCGCATTCCCGCCGACCAAGGCGGCCGAGCGCAAGCGGCTCGAGGGCTGGGATGTGATCGTCGACTGCACCGCGGAGGATGCGGTCCTGCGTGCGATGGCGGAATATCCTTGGGACGGCGTGAAAATGTTCGTCAGCCTGTCCATGACATGGCGCGCAAAAGGACTGGTCGTTTACGCCGATGAGCAGGCGTCGTTCCCGGCGACCGATGCGATGGAGCGCTTCCTCGCCGCGTCGGCAAGGCCCGAGGAGGGGGCGCTAGACCTCATGGAGGGTATCGGGTGCTGGCACCCCGTTTTCCCCGCTTCCGCCGACGACGTTCGGCTCTGGGCCGCGATCGGGACCAAGTTCATCCGACGCGCAGTGATTGAGCGTGGTCGCCTGTGCGAGCATTTCGTCCAGGACGACTATGGTGCGATCGTACGCCATGCGGCCTGA
- a CDS encoding WYL domain-containing protein, producing MSDDPKRPWTQNRRFEFIEWKLFWEGQLNRSDLETQFEISTPQASVDLKRYRDMAGDNIAYDATEKAFVPTRRLVPQFLVPSADRLLLQLRALLSAALPRRDVWFKSLPAIDMAPDLVRHVDPDCLRVILRAIRTRSAINVEYRSLTNIRWRKIAPHALTFDGHRWHLRAWACDRHDFRDFVLSRIGQFGEIEAASYDPEDDIEWGTRIKLRLSPHPGLTEDQRLAIQRDFDMDDGRREVEVRLSMAYYFIKRMNLDLPDLPATRVQLCIENIDEVDAAIAAAKEEGRRRIAERMLQSR from the coding sequence GTGAGCGACGATCCGAAGCGGCCGTGGACGCAGAACCGGCGGTTCGAGTTCATCGAATGGAAGCTCTTCTGGGAGGGGCAGCTCAACCGAAGCGACCTCGAGACGCAATTCGAGATTTCCACCCCGCAGGCCTCGGTCGATCTAAAGCGCTATCGCGACATGGCGGGCGACAACATTGCGTACGACGCCACGGAGAAGGCGTTCGTCCCCACTCGCCGTCTCGTTCCGCAGTTTTTGGTGCCGTCCGCCGATCGTCTGCTGTTGCAACTGCGCGCACTCCTCTCCGCTGCGCTGCCGCGGCGCGACGTCTGGTTCAAATCCCTTCCGGCGATCGACATGGCACCCGATCTCGTCCGGCACGTCGATCCCGACTGCCTCCGGGTAATCCTTCGGGCGATCCGCACGCGATCGGCGATCAATGTCGAGTACCGGTCGCTGACCAACATCCGCTGGCGTAAGATCGCTCCGCACGCGCTCACGTTCGACGGGCACCGATGGCATCTTCGGGCCTGGGCCTGCGACCGGCACGACTTCCGCGACTTCGTCCTCAGCCGGATCGGCCAGTTCGGCGAGATCGAAGCAGCCTCGTACGATCCCGAGGATGACATCGAATGGGGAACGCGGATTAAACTACGCCTGAGTCCACACCCAGGCCTAACCGAAGACCAAAGGCTAGCCATTCAACGAGACTTCGACATGGATGACGGTCGTCGTGAGGTCGAGGTCAGGCTGTCGATGGCGTACTACTTCATCAAGCGGATGAACCTGGATCTCCCGGACTTGCCAGCCACGCGTGTCCAGCTCTGCATTGAGAACATCGATGAGGTCGATGCCGCTATCGCCGCCGCGAAGGAAGAGGGAAGAAGGAGGATCGCCGAGAGGATGTTGCAGTCGAGGTGA
- a CDS encoding ArdC family protein: MAYRKGQSGGLSPAARITQEIIARLEAGTKPWIKPWRGVPVSRPLRACGIPYRGMNVFWLWMVADMCGYASPFWMTYNQAKSLGAQVRKGEKSTIAIFYKSYTKEVEAPDTGEKTDEARRVLKAYPVFNADQVEGLPERFHPAATLELVEPEGREAELDAFFASIPVNLRHQGCEAYYEPTADRVTMPPVSLFNGFDHYYATLAHELSHWTGHASRLGRDLKNRFGTAAYAAEELVAELSSAMLGAELGLPVTHLDNHASYIEHWLRLLKDDDRAILTAAAKAEEAASLLLKLGGRVMPEQFDDASDDAALAA; this comes from the coding sequence ATGGCCTATCGCAAGGGACAGAGCGGCGGCTTGTCGCCCGCCGCCCGCATCACCCAGGAAATCATCGCTCGTCTGGAAGCGGGCACGAAGCCGTGGATCAAGCCGTGGCGCGGTGTCCCGGTCTCGCGGCCCTTGCGGGCCTGCGGGATTCCGTACCGCGGTATGAACGTGTTCTGGTTGTGGATGGTCGCCGACATGTGCGGCTACGCTTCGCCGTTCTGGATGACCTACAACCAGGCAAAATCACTCGGAGCCCAGGTCCGCAAAGGCGAGAAGTCGACCATCGCGATCTTCTACAAGAGCTACACCAAAGAGGTGGAAGCGCCCGATACCGGCGAAAAGACCGACGAAGCCCGCCGGGTGCTCAAGGCCTATCCGGTCTTCAATGCCGATCAGGTCGAAGGTCTGCCCGAGCGCTTTCATCCGGCCGCGACGTTGGAACTGGTCGAGCCTGAAGGGCGCGAAGCCGAGCTCGACGCATTCTTCGCTAGCATCCCCGTCAATTTGCGTCACCAGGGCTGCGAGGCTTACTACGAACCCACCGCTGACCGGGTCACCATGCCGCCGGTCAGCCTGTTCAACGGTTTCGATCACTACTACGCCACGCTCGCCCACGAGCTGTCGCACTGGACCGGCCATGCCAGCCGCTTGGGGCGTGACCTCAAGAACCGCTTCGGCACAGCGGCCTACGCCGCCGAGGAACTGGTCGCCGAACTTTCGAGCGCAATGCTGGGTGCCGAGCTGGGGCTGCCCGTTACGCATCTCGACAACCACGCGAGCTATATCGAGCATTGGCTCAGGCTGCTGAAGGATGACGACCGCGCCATTCTGACCGCTGCGGCCAAGGCCGAGGAAGCTGCGAGCCTGCTGCTGAAGCTCGGCGGGAGGGTCATGCCTGAACAGTTTGACGACGCGTCAGACGACGCTGCGCTCGCGGCCTGA
- a CDS encoding MbcA/ParS/Xre antitoxin family protein, with product MLALQPVDTAITAFRPDPITQDEAAAMFRAVLNLFGKWELTDEQAATLLDMPVRSYRRWKAEGPGRVSRDGRARLSNLMGIHKALRIIFTEAARGYAWIRAANHVFGGASALDVMLGGELTDIMRVRRYLDAERGGW from the coding sequence ATGCTGGCTCTGCAACCCGTTGATACTGCCATTACCGCATTCCGTCCCGATCCGATTACACAGGACGAGGCTGCTGCCATGTTCCGGGCGGTCCTCAATCTGTTCGGCAAATGGGAACTGACCGACGAGCAGGCGGCAACGCTGCTCGACATGCCGGTGCGCTCCTATCGCCGATGGAAGGCGGAAGGCCCCGGGCGCGTTTCGCGCGATGGGCGTGCGCGTCTGTCCAACCTCATGGGCATCCATAAGGCGCTCCGGATCATCTTCACGGAGGCTGCCCGCGGGTATGCCTGGATCAGGGCGGCTAATCATGTGTTCGGCGGAGCCAGTGCGCTCGACGTAATGCTGGGAGGCGAGCTCACCGACATCATGCGGGTGCGCCGCTATCTCGACGCCGAGCGCGGTGGCTGGTGA
- a CDS encoding SAVED domain-containing protein yields MADAVIPRWHGDDYQSRFFWLHAAALRDPQRPDVVEVTFEAKEPKAFDDVVVRYDPGRPSSGPYRITVDYHQVKWHSDHSGHFGYERLIDPDFVGGKAFSILQRLAQAKANPNVPKEAAFTLVTTDQITQGDVLGELVSRNDGRLRIHKLFDGTKTDGSRMGQVRKLWREHMQFDSDEQLKDLLTDFFIKPNSDSLEDLRGRVSEKFRLVGLLGDETSSTFRYDQAARNLLVRSINGLTREAFDRLCREENWLQPEPSVGLDRMNVAIRSFTKGVTAADMLEAAPENTLSLVRQFNMRHPREGVTWDALRDEALPFLEGVLERGKMLRLFLDAHSSLAFLAGTVFGFKSGANVEFLQKGRATSIVWNPSDGRDGPDPVITEEAIGEGADVAVSVAVTRDTITDVRSYIAGSLPSVGRLLMIAPEGGPGPQSVAGGAHAARIADAVAGAVARVRRPGGTTHLFVAAPNAFSFLLGQHADSMGMCAPYEFDFGGRVDGLYRPTFTI; encoded by the coding sequence ATGGCCGACGCCGTGATACCCCGATGGCATGGGGACGACTACCAATCTCGCTTCTTCTGGCTGCACGCGGCCGCGTTGCGCGATCCGCAGCGCCCGGACGTCGTCGAGGTCACTTTCGAGGCGAAAGAGCCCAAGGCGTTCGACGACGTCGTCGTGCGGTACGACCCCGGCCGACCGAGCTCCGGTCCGTATCGCATCACGGTCGACTACCATCAGGTGAAGTGGCACTCAGACCACAGCGGCCACTTCGGATATGAGCGGCTCATCGATCCTGATTTCGTCGGCGGCAAAGCCTTCTCGATCCTCCAACGTCTGGCGCAGGCCAAGGCCAATCCCAACGTCCCGAAGGAGGCGGCATTCACGCTGGTGACGACCGACCAGATCACGCAGGGCGACGTGCTTGGCGAGCTCGTCTCGCGAAACGACGGCCGACTGCGCATCCACAAGTTATTCGATGGCACCAAGACGGACGGGAGCCGCATGGGCCAGGTGCGCAAGCTCTGGCGCGAGCACATGCAGTTCGACAGTGATGAACAGCTGAAGGATCTGCTGACCGACTTCTTCATCAAGCCTAACAGCGACTCGCTCGAGGACCTCCGCGGACGGGTGAGCGAGAAGTTTCGGCTCGTCGGCCTGCTCGGGGACGAGACCTCATCGACGTTCCGTTATGATCAGGCAGCTCGGAACCTGCTCGTCAGGAGCATCAATGGGTTGACCCGCGAGGCCTTTGACAGGCTGTGCCGCGAGGAGAACTGGCTGCAGCCGGAGCCTTCCGTAGGGCTCGATCGCATGAATGTGGCGATCCGGTCCTTCACGAAGGGTGTCACCGCCGCCGACATGCTGGAGGCGGCCCCGGAGAACACGCTCTCGCTGGTGCGGCAATTCAACATGCGCCATCCCCGCGAGGGCGTCACCTGGGATGCCCTTCGAGACGAGGCGCTGCCCTTCCTAGAGGGCGTGCTGGAGCGCGGGAAGATGCTGCGTCTGTTCCTCGACGCCCACAGCTCGCTCGCCTTCCTGGCCGGCACCGTCTTTGGCTTCAAGTCGGGCGCGAACGTTGAGTTTCTCCAGAAGGGGCGCGCGACGAGCATCGTCTGGAACCCCAGCGACGGACGCGACGGCCCTGATCCGGTGATCACCGAGGAGGCGATCGGCGAAGGTGCAGATGTCGCGGTCTCCGTAGCCGTGACCCGAGACACCATCACTGACGTCCGCAGTTACATTGCAGGCAGCCTGCCGTCGGTCGGGCGCCTACTCATGATCGCCCCCGAAGGCGGACCGGGCCCGCAGTCCGTTGCTGGAGGCGCGCATGCCGCCAGGATAGCCGATGCGGTTGCCGGAGCGGTGGCAAGGGTCCGTCGGCCTGGTGGCACGACGCATCTTTTCGTCGCCGCGCCCAACGCCTTTTCCTTCCTCCTCGGCCAGCACGCGGACTCCATGGGGATGTGCGCGCCGTACGAGTTCGACTTCGGGGGCCGCGTCGATGGCCTCTACCGCCCAACCTTCACTATTTGA
- a CDS encoding SMODS domain-containing nucleotidyltransferase — MELRPQFDQFLRDIRPSERHKEEWKMGSRTLRTRLMADPDLSPLIVSSFLQGSVRRSTAVRPTGGKRSDVDVVIVTTIDHNAEQPAVAMKRFVPFLNEHYAGKWVQQDRSFGIELSYVDLDLVVTALPANASDRDKLLAVYRSQAVETTASLEERSDWNLSKSWNPDGAVTAFMANDAMPEADWKPHPLMLPDRMVKDWGPTHPLAQIKWTADKNRACNGHYINVVRAMKWWRQEHVDSLPKYPKGYPLEHMIGYVLPNGIESVAEGVTLAFEGIRDQFRLHAQAKMVPFLPDHGVPTHDVLKRVAVTDFVAFHAAASAAAGEARRALDSEDAAESGEIWQGLFGKCFPLPGPQGGDRARGFTSPAIAAQPKTNRFA, encoded by the coding sequence ATGGAGCTTCGTCCGCAGTTCGATCAGTTCCTTCGCGACATCCGCCCGAGCGAGCGGCACAAGGAGGAATGGAAAATGGGTTCTCGCACGCTGCGGACTCGTCTCATGGCCGATCCCGACCTGTCGCCGCTGATAGTGTCGTCATTCCTGCAGGGCAGCGTCCGCCGGTCGACCGCAGTGCGCCCCACCGGCGGCAAGAGGTCCGACGTCGACGTGGTGATCGTCACCACCATCGACCACAACGCCGAGCAGCCAGCCGTGGCAATGAAGCGTTTCGTTCCCTTCCTCAACGAGCACTATGCTGGCAAGTGGGTGCAGCAGGACCGCTCCTTTGGCATCGAACTGTCTTATGTCGACCTCGACCTGGTCGTCACGGCGCTTCCAGCCAATGCGAGCGATCGCGACAAACTGCTGGCCGTCTACCGGTCGCAGGCAGTCGAGACTACCGCTTCGCTTGAGGAGCGGTCCGACTGGAACCTCAGCAAGAGCTGGAACCCCGATGGCGCCGTCACCGCGTTCATGGCGAACGACGCCATGCCGGAGGCCGACTGGAAACCGCATCCGCTCATGCTGCCGGACCGCATGGTCAAGGACTGGGGGCCGACCCACCCGCTGGCACAGATCAAGTGGACGGCGGATAAGAATCGAGCCTGCAACGGCCACTACATCAACGTCGTCCGCGCCATGAAGTGGTGGCGTCAGGAGCATGTCGACAGCCTGCCCAAGTACCCGAAGGGCTATCCGCTCGAGCACATGATCGGCTATGTCCTGCCCAACGGCATCGAAAGCGTCGCGGAAGGCGTCACGCTCGCCTTCGAAGGCATCCGCGACCAGTTCCGCCTCCACGCGCAGGCCAAGATGGTGCCGTTCCTGCCCGACCATGGCGTGCCGACCCACGACGTGCTCAAGCGCGTCGCTGTGACCGACTTCGTCGCCTTCCATGCGGCCGCCTCGGCTGCCGCTGGCGAAGCGCGCCGTGCACTGGACTCGGAGGACGCCGCGGAGAGCGGCGAGATATGGCAAGGCCTGTTCGGAAAGTGCTTCCCGCTGCCGGGTCCACAGGGCGGAGACCGGGCGCGCGGCTTCACGTCTCCCGCGATCGCGGCGCAGCCGAAGACAAACCGTTTCGCCTGA
- a CDS encoding Mov34/MPN/PAD-1 family protein — protein MRPEAMEFRNFASGYGVWLSSTAIDTILATAAQAGSRETGGILIGRYDAEGWVAEITEATSKPRGSRAGWWWFRRGTTGLRELLAARWADGYHYLGEWHYHPNGSPAPSGTDIFSMRKISVDPAYQCPEPVLVIIGGRPPQQWQLSVSVVRRETLVSLSHA, from the coding sequence ATGCGGCCTGAAGCCATGGAGTTCCGGAATTTTGCTTCGGGCTATGGCGTATGGCTGTCCAGCACAGCGATTGACACGATCCTCGCCACTGCGGCTCAGGCAGGGAGTCGCGAGACAGGTGGCATCTTGATCGGTCGCTACGATGCCGAAGGATGGGTGGCCGAAATCACTGAGGCCACTTCGAAGCCGCGTGGATCGCGGGCGGGGTGGTGGTGGTTCAGACGCGGCACCACCGGCCTGCGCGAGTTGCTTGCCGCGCGCTGGGCGGACGGATACCATTATCTTGGCGAATGGCACTATCACCCGAATGGCTCGCCTGCGCCCAGCGGCACCGACATTTTTTCGATGCGCAAGATATCGGTCGATCCAGCGTATCAATGCCCGGAGCCGGTCCTAGTAATTATTGGAGGCCGACCGCCTCAACAGTGGCAGCTGTCTGTATCGGTGGTCCGGCGCGAAACTTTGGTGAGCCTTTCGCATGCCTGA
- a CDS encoding RES family NAD+ phosphorylase — translation MSGTSDIPVSRVEWKGAVRIIRSAFPPIDLFEDIADPADWPLLISAEQKTNPRIMATIGNLDLVPVDRRVGGNGASYLMAPFTHVSTDRPSRFTDGSYGVLYVGDRFETALFETIHHHARFMARTREAPGWTSQFREIIMSVDVDLHDLRTVAGKPDSALDPDSYAASQALARHLRGAGSNGIAYPSIRHPGGECVALFYPDCASNPLQGRHLDYHWDGARVDLVRDAGSGAVFRIVDLPPDPA, via the coding sequence GTGAGCGGAACGTCAGATATCCCCGTTTCTCGAGTTGAGTGGAAGGGCGCTGTCAGAATCATCCGCAGCGCCTTTCCGCCGATCGATCTGTTCGAGGATATCGCTGATCCCGCGGACTGGCCGCTGCTGATCTCGGCAGAGCAGAAGACCAATCCACGCATCATGGCGACGATTGGCAATCTCGACCTCGTTCCGGTCGACCGACGCGTCGGCGGTAACGGAGCCTCCTACCTCATGGCGCCATTCACCCACGTTAGCACCGATCGACCGAGTCGCTTTACCGATGGCAGCTACGGCGTGCTCTACGTTGGGGACCGGTTCGAGACCGCGCTGTTCGAGACGATCCACCACCATGCCCGCTTCATGGCACGAACCCGGGAAGCGCCGGGATGGACCTCGCAGTTCCGCGAAATCATCATGTCGGTCGATGTAGACTTACATGATCTCCGAACCGTGGCGGGGAAGCCGGATTCGGCGCTCGATCCTGACAGCTACGCTGCATCTCAAGCGCTCGCGCGGCACCTCAGGGGCGCGGGATCGAACGGGATTGCTTACCCGAGCATCCGGCACCCCGGCGGGGAATGCGTCGCGCTCTTCTACCCGGACTGCGCTTCAAATCCGCTCCAGGGTCGGCACCTCGACTATCACTGGGATGGCGCGCGGGTTGATCTGGTCCGTGATGCGGGATCGGGCGCTGTCTTCCGGATTGTCGATTTGCCGCCCGATCCCGCCTGA